The following proteins are co-located in the Triticum aestivum cultivar Chinese Spring chromosome 1A, IWGSC CS RefSeq v2.1, whole genome shotgun sequence genome:
- the LOC123182913 gene encoding trimethylguanosine synthase-like: MPPAAESSSMRKLGKLFRLTEVHLWDDFYVKTEDCDATETTDCTGSQTTETRNKGAKTTDEDHSFVEDMELASRMADQTGDDTHLNEQRHQLIYNDALSLSDIPDKELIYISVIATIDEAQHDKNMQNDSPMTEVLEMNQEVHSCPDLLNMSNDIARYWNQRYSLFSLFDSGIKMDEEGWFSVTPEPIAKHHASRVGAGILIDCFAGVGGNTIQFATKCKHVVAVDIDPQKIGYAQHNATIYGVNDHIDFIVGDFINIAPHLKGETVFMSPPWGGPDYAKVDVYDMKTMLKPCDGYHLFKLATAIASRVVMFLPRNSDLEQLADMCLSVDPPWAVEVEKNFLNGKLKTITAYFEEHVSTDVEHQ, from the exons ATGCCGCCGGCAGCGGAGTCCTCGTCTATGAGAAAGCTGGGGAAGCTCTTCAGGCTCACCGAAGTGCACCTCTG GGATGATTTTTATGTGAAGACTGAGGATTGCGATGCTACAGAGACTACTGATTGCACG GGATCTCAAACAACTGAAACCCGCAATAAAGGAGCCAAAACAACAGATGAAG ATCATTCATTTGTTGAAGATATGGAATTGGCTAGTCGCATGGCAGATCAGACTGGTGATGACACGCATCTGAATGAGCAGAGACATCAACTTATTTACAATGACGCACTCAGTTTATCAGACATTCCTGACAAAGAGTTGATATATATAAG TGTGATAGCTACCATTGATGAAGCACAACATGACAAAAATATGCAGAATGATAGTCCAATGACTGAAGTGTTAGAAATGAACCAAGAAG TTCATTCATGTCCGGACTTGCTAAACATGTCCAATGACATTGCCAGGTATTGGAATCAGCGGTACTCGCTTTTCTCCCTTTTTGATAGTGGTATAAAGATGGATGAAGAGGGGTGGTTTTCGGTGACGCCAGAGCCCATCGCAAAGCATCATGCATCTCGTGTTGGTGCGGGCATATTGATTGACTGTTTCGCAGGAGTTGGTGGTAATACCATCCAGTTTGCCACAAA GTGTAAGCATGTTGTTGCTGTTGACATTGACCCACAGAAGATTGGTTATGCACAGCATAATGCAACTATTTACGGAGTAAATGATCACATAGACTTTATCGTAGGAGATTTTATTAATATAGCACCTCATCTGAAG GGAGAAACTGTTTTCATGTCACCCCCTTGGGGTGGACCAGACTATGCCAAAGTCGATGTTTACGATATGAAAACCATGCTTAAGCCTTGTGATGG GTACCATCTCTTCAAACTTGCCACGGCTATCGCTTCGAGAGTAGTCATGTTTCTTCCTCGCAACAGCGATCTAGAGCAACTGGCGGACATGTGCTTGTCGGTCGATCCTCCATGGGCGGTTGAG GTGGAGAAGAATTTCCTCAATGGGAAGCTGAAAACCATAACAGCGTACTTTGAAGAACACGTGAGCACAGACGTGGAACACCAATGA